A genomic region of Papaver somniferum cultivar HN1 chromosome 7, ASM357369v1, whole genome shotgun sequence contains the following coding sequences:
- the LOC113297481 gene encoding probable receptor-like protein kinase At1g33260, producing the protein MAFSSSSYFPLPNYTYSNQDIFISTPQGGGKPKSAFSCSGFAPVCRCFSSRWSTLFFIFLSFSSSYFLTFCAASNPIPTPHSNTNIITSISINPSPSPSPIKAEEGIHQQGKGRKHITNTNNSGYKERRRVLIITLSVFVPVVVCLLLLLTMACLTFLNFKRRSKRVEDFQDHQPGTPSSICSTSSFGSSSSQSEKMMNHKINNNKMFFNNPAAGSLIASSVPRRFTWEEIEGLTMNFSSRVVGEGGFSTIYLSHFSDSILGALKIHGGNSERLNRMFKQELEVLLHIRHHNIVSLLGYCDEKEEGALVFEYIPNGTLYDKLHHGNDNECEKELLSWKSRMSIAFQLAQAIEYLHEECKPQIIHGDIKSSNILLDDQLNPKLCDFGFSKMGFSSTVIKSSMNPIMGSPGYMDPLYLRTGIASKKNDVYSFGVIILELITGIGAFCSEKEQLLTSVAGPIIRDANKVAEMMDPRLSVVAGDLVQEEAKIMATISAQCLRQQSSLRPSMSEILHTMRDKISF; encoded by the exons ATGgccttctcatcttcttcttattttcctctaCCAAACTATACTTATAGTAACCAAGATATATTTATCTCAACACCACAAGGAGGAGGAAAACCAAAATCAGCATTCAGTTGTTCTGGATTTGCTCCTGTCTGTAGGTGCTTCTCATCGCGGTGGTCAACCCTGTTCTTTATATTCTTATCGTTTTCTTCCTCCTACTTCCTCACCTTCTGTGCTGCTTCTAATCCCATACCCACTCCCCATTCCAACACCAACATCATTACAAGTATTAGCATTaatccatctccatctccatctcctaTAAAAGCAGAAGAGGGAATACATCAACAAGGCAAAGGAAGAAAACACATCACCAACACGAACAACAGCGGATATAAAGAGAGGAGGAGAGTACTAATCATAACACTAAGCGTTTTCGTTCCGGTTGTTGTttgcttattattattattaactaTGGCCTGCCTTACATTCCTGAATTTCAAAAGAAGATCAAAGAGAGTTGAAGATTTCCAGGATCATCAACCTGGTACCCCTAGTAGTATTTGCAGTACTAGTAGTTTTGGTAGCAGTAGTTCTCAATCAGAGAAGATGATGAATCATAAAATTAACAACAATAAGATGTTTTTCAATAATCCAGCAGCTGGTTCGTTAATAGCATCATCTGTACCCAGGAGATTTACGTGGGAAGAGATTGAGGGTCTCACTATGAATTTCTCTTCTCGTGTAGTCGGTGAAGGAGGTTTCAGCACAATTTACCTGTCTCATTTCTCTGATTCCATTCTTGGTGCTCTTAAGATTCATGGTGGTAACAGTGAGCGTCTCAATCGTATGTTCAAACAAGAACTCGAAGTTCTCCTTCACATCCGACACCACAATATCGTTAGCCTCCTTGGCTATTGCGATGAAAAAG aagaaggTGCTTTGGTATTCGAATACATCCCGAATGGAACTTTATACGATAAACTCCACCACGGAAATGATAATGAGTGCGAAAAGGAGCTACTATCATGGAAGAGTAGGATGTCCATCGCGTTTCAGTTAGCCCAAGCAATTGAATATCTACACGAAGAATGCAAACCACAAATAATACACGGCGACATTAAATCTTCAAACATTCTACTAGACGATCAACTTAATCCTAAACTATGCGATTTCGGATTCTCTAAAATGGGATTTTCTTCGACTGTCATTAAATCATCGATGAATCCAATAATGGGTTCTCCTGGTTATATGGACCCACTCTACTTAAGAACAGGAATTGCTTCCAAGAAGAATGACGTTTACAGTTTTGGGGTAATAATTCTGGAACTAATTACAGGAATCGGGGCATTCTGTTCGGAGAAGGAACAGTTGCTGACTTCAGTTGCAGGTCCAATAATTAGAGATGCAAATAAAGTGGCAGAAATGATGGATCCAAGACTGTCGGTAGTGGCAGGAGATTTGGTGCAAGAAGAAGCTAAGATCATGGCCACCATATCGGCACAATGTTTAAGACAACAGAGTAGTTTGAGGCCTTCTATGTCTGAGATTTTGCATACCATGAGAGACAAAATCTCCTTCTAG